In the Fundulus heteroclitus isolate FHET01 chromosome 23, MU-UCD_Fhet_4.1, whole genome shotgun sequence genome, GTTAGCCCGTGTGACGTATTCCATCAAACTGGTACTTAAAATTGCCAATAATGCACAGATTCAGCGTTTCCCTGACACTTGTCCATCCGGGCTTTTTCAAGTGAAGTCGGTACATTATAAGAGGCTTGCAACCTATTAACTGGCATTTCTACACATTTGGGTGGATTGCACAACCTGGTCATCGTAATTAACCAAATGCACCAgatgcaaaacattttcaatcgGGATAATGTGTCATTTCACCACTTTCCTCTCGTGCAGAACTGGTTTCAACACCATCCACATTTTACAGCACAGCATCTTCCATTTTTAACTCGGGGGGGGCTTCTCAGCATGGCAATGGAAGGTTTATGATCTCAAGGCTCAGGTGCCCGTCCTTCAGGATATGGAAGGGGCTTGTGACCTAATCGTAAGGATAGAGCCGTCATTCAAGACTGTTCTCATGTCTCACCAATGAAGATATTGCCTGACGTTGCTGAAATTATCTGGTCGGATCCAGCTAGGTGAAGAGATGTGTAGGATTTGTTTTACTTCACAGTACTTTGAACCTGTACTGGTAGCATAGATCTGATTAAAAAACCTTTGGATCCATTAATCCAATATTGATGTACATTTATATGTGCCTGGCTTTATTTAGAATAGAACGACTGACATGCGAAGTTAGTCATTTTTATCCCAATtatatttctgcctgtcctcgTTTCCGATTTAAACCAGTGGCACAAACGgctgtgaacaatatttgaacACATTAGTGATTGAAGATTGTATTAAAATTTTGAGAGAAGTTTTGATTTAACCTTTGTAGGGCCTAAAAACATGTAAtcctgtgcagcagcagagttgGTTATGTCTACTGTTGTTCTTGCTGGGACCAGGGAAATTTCCAGCAGACACTAGATGGTGAAAAACTTTGGGACATTTTGCATGAAAAAGGCACCGGTATAAAAGGGACTGAATAGTTTTGTCTAGTTACAACAGAATAGAGGTGAGATAAGACTAGACCTTTTCCGGGGACTGTGTTCTGTTGAGAAACTTACCTTTTGGAGAAGCACAGTGTTCATTCATGACATAGTGGAGGCTAAATCAGTGAAATGGGATTGTTTTAAGGAATGTTACTACAGAGACATTCTGTTTTCATGGAGGTTGAGATAGCTATAActcaaaaaggaagaaagacgCAGGTGTTAATCTTCAAGAAAGAAGTAGACAAAGACTAGATGAGATGACACTGACCAGAGACCAGATGATGGGGAGACCCAACTTTACAAGATGTAGGCAGGCTCCAGTGCTGAGCACATCCCACCTTCAGGGCGTAGATAATTCAACAGAAATATTATATAACATTGTGTAAGAGATAAGTCAGAATATTCTTGGCTCAAGGCCGCAGCTGTTGGTAGAAGCGAGGAGGATCCATGGAtcaatacatgttttttaatattcaacTCTCAATACATTTGGATTAACTTTGAATTCTGTTTGTGGTGTTGTGCAATCAGCCAAGTAGGATAAATCATACTGCATTgaaaacaacatgaaacatgAGACTTTTACAGACACCAGGGAACTGTTATCAGAGCAGGGGgccactgtataaaaaaaaaaaacctggccaGCTCTCACAAGGGAGAGCTGACCAGAAGATACAGTCACCTGGCTCAGAATGGGTTCGGACACCTACGAACATTTGCAGgcaatgtaaaacaaatttcTGTGAAAACCCACATCGAAACTTAACAGCCGACTGCAGTGGATAAAGTCTGTTAcatttctcagctgttgcaggaaaatTGAGCTGAATCGGGGCGGAGCGGTATCCTCTCCTGCGGCCACACCAAGCTGAGAGGAAATCATTTCATTGCattgataaaataaagtgtCCTAGAGGtattgattttactgagcaaattattctttcaaatgttattttctcaaatagtgttttgtttaactcaggatttgcattgtgtataggttgaaacacataccaaatgttctaaattaattaagctttcaactattgtcctaatatcagttGTGTGGGCTGATATttaccagacaatacctaacagaccgagagttatttattaaacattaaatagcCTATAACAGTGCGTAATGGCAAAACAGTGATTAATTAATGTCAATATGTGTCGTTAATTTccagaataaaagaaaacatatttaatttacCACCTAACAGGGACTGTTATTTCCTGACTGTCCCTGCTGTTCTCCTTCTAATGTGAAAATGATCAATTCTGGTCTAGTTTTGCTGAAGACATTAAAATCTCAGTAAGATATCctgttagaaaaaaagatgCTTTCCATTCCAGATGGTCTGAGGAGCAGAGATATACCAAGTGAGTGAGTAAATCTTCGTACTGCTCTTGTATTGTAAGTTAAGTGATAAACCTGGTTTCCCAAAACaatgcagaaaataaataacaaaatagcTCTTAAAGGAAAAAAGCGCTAATTATAACCTATTATATTAACCATATCAAATATTGAGCTTGAAATACATAATCCATGCATAATCAGTTTAAAACTAAGTGAATAAAGCACCATATTCATTTTAAAGTGTGATAAAAGCACTGGTAATAAAAACTACAACTAATCCTGAAATGATTCAAATTCTACCTTTCTAGGTTATGAAAACCAGATGGATTCTGGTCAATTTTTCTCAGTGACTATGAACTCAAGTAGGAGGCTTCTTCTTCTGTACTGATCTGAACTAAAGGGCAGATACAACCTTCAAGGTTCATGATCTAACATGAACAGAGATAGTCCAGCCTACAGCTGCATGAGGAACACAAACTGCTCAACACATATTTTAACTGATCTGTTGAATTTAATGGTGTTGTATGATGACATCATATTTCTCTAAATTCAAAATGAAACACAATGTGGGTCTCAAAAGACACAATTAGAAAATGAACGGCtttggtttaattttcttttcttgagtGCAGCTCTTCAGCAGCTGTGGGTCGTTGGCTTGTTaagctctgattggtcagagcCGGTCTCTGGTAGGATTTATAAACCATCATTGGGGCACTTTTCTTTACTGCTGGGCTTCAACATGATGGCTGGTCAGGTCCTCCTGGGGTATGGACCATTTTGATAATGTAGTTTTGGATATTTGTTTGACttgtttattctattttatctatCTTTTCAGGGTTTCCCTCTTTGCCTTGCTTATTCTGGATGCTCATGGTGCTCCTGTCAAAGGTATGGTGTTTTTCACTTTCAATTATGACATTTTTAATGACAACCTATATTTGCTAAAGCAGCTGTTCTTCTAAAACAGGTACAAAAGGCCAACACCAGAGCAGCAGTGACACCAGTGCAGGGGGAAATGTTGCCTCTcacaggagagcagctcctggcTACACTGCACCTGTGTCCTACAATGCTCCTGCTGGTGTCTTCAGGCAAGACCCCAGTCTGACCCAGCCCCAGTTTGTTGGTGTGAGCTCCATGCCTGCAGCTGGATACACTGCCActtctggttctgttccagCAGGATATTATAGCACTGGGGCCTACATGCCAGGACATGTTGCCAGCTCTCAACAAGCTGGAGTTGCTCAGTCCTCTGTTCCAGGTAACTAGTCCCAAATGATGTTCAAATATCTTCACTTGGACATAAAACTTTCTTAACTTGAATCATGTTTGCACCCTCTCCAGAAGCCAAGTGGTCTAAGGCTCCTCAAGCCTTTGAGGAATCTCCAACAAATGTCCAGGGTTCTAGTGTCATTCTCCCTCCTCTGCCACCTCCTGGGCCTGTTCTCCAGTCTGGAGAGACTTCCAATGTTGTGAGGGAAGCTGAACTTGGGAACTACCAGGACCAAACTGAGGAGTTTGGTTACCCAGCTTACCCTACGGGTCCTGGCCAGCCTCTTCCACCTGTGGCTCTGCCTAGCCATGGTGTTGGTGGCTTTTGGGGTGACCAGCCTCCCTATCCTCTGCCATACCCCTATCCTCCTCCATACCCCTTTCCCTATCCTTACCCTGTTTTTGACTACAGCCTCCTGTATGGTCTGTACCCTCCTGGCACCTACACTACCTTCAGCAGAGACCATGAGAAGGGCAAAGACTACTACCAGACCACCCACTACCTGAAAGACCATGGTTCTGATGGTCCACAGACACCCCAGAACCCTGGAACTGGGCAGCAGAAGGTCTACCCCAGTACATCCTAGAGACCTGAAGGGAGATGGAGGTAGGTTCAAGTTCAGTACATGCAGATGCCCTGTATCATAACCCTTGACTGAAACTTGTGTTTTCTCTTTAGATGAGATGCCTGAGCCTTGGTGGATgaatttactgttttcaaataaacttttaaaaaataactgaCTTTGCATATTTTGTACATTTGAGGAAATGTAGTCCATTCTCTCATCCCCAAAAGGAAACTTATACAAACCATAAGACCTGGTCACCTAACGACTGTTTAAGGGAAAGAATATTTGTATCATGAATAGGTATTTCCATGAGAGCCTATATTAACTTTAGTTTTGTCTTAGTCAATGCTTGGTATTTTGTAAGATTTGTAGTTAATGCCACTATTAAAATCTGAGTTTCAGCAGACAGCTTTGGAAAACAATGTCCAAAAGTTTCCTCCCTCTATACTGCTCTGCTGCTTCAGGAGTTATGGAAGGGTCAGTGAAAAAGCTACCTTTAGATTAAGGTCGGAGTCTTCAATATATAGTAGGTAGTTCCAAACGTGTCTTGAGTCTGGTGCCACATTAGGGTTCGTCAAAAGCTGTTTAGTTTGAAGATCGGCGCACACAACTCATCCATTGAAGCATCTGTGATCGACCACTTGGTCTATTGTAGACAGCCAGGGATGCGCATTTAGCTGGGTTGCTTGCATCTGATTGGACAGTCTTGTTTTCTAAGCCTGAACTGGGCTttgtgaaacagaaaaatacCAGGATGCATCGATCATGCTATGTCAAGCCTGGATTTCTAAACTTGGCTTTTGTGAAACAATCATCTGGACATGGTTTCACAAAAGCACAAGCATACAAATTATCATGgcaatttataaaaataatttaatcccAGAGGGACATTATTTACTCTGTGCAGCTAGCCTGCTCTTGACCAGGTTTAGTTAATCTTGGTGCTTTATCTGTTCAGTCTGTGGTCAAACTGAGAAACCAATGTGTTTTGTCAGTTAATCCATTTACTTATCTGTGCTTTTATTAGCCCAGCATTGAAATACCAGTGATACACATTGGTATTAAGTCAAGTAGTTATTTTAAAATTGATAGCCTATGCCATTAACTTTTATTATCCATGTGTAGATTACTACTCTTcaattgtgtttgtgttctgagTTTGACAAAAAGGCCTTTTTGTAGACTTTTGCATGTTGAGGGCATTCaagaaatggctgaaaaagcaagagaaaatggtttaattatgtatctttatttttttttttaaccacaaacaGTTCAGTACTAGAACTGCTATGAGACGAGGCGTATCTCTGCAAAGCCcatatcgaggcttgcttcatttaggggaggagcaaAAAATGAGGATGCCTCTAACATTCTTGGGATTAATTAGATTTGCCTACCAAGAAATGTATTTTCACTGTTTATAGGTGAGGTGCATTAGCTGGCCCACTAACATCCCTTTATCAACATCAGAGGAGTTCAGCATTATTGGAGGGTGCCTTTCTGTGCTGTTTCCATTTTATGACGACACTGCTGAGCTGTCTgtagaggaaaatgtttccgcCACCAAAGTGGTTCCCCTCCTGAACATGTTGGAGCAAAGTCAGcctccttcaggaggagataACAAAGCCAGCACATCAGAAGTTGGAGACCACCTCACCAGGCATCTACGGGAAAAGCTTCAGACTGTGCAGACCATGAGCATCCTATCTCTAGCTACCCTCCTCGACTCTTGACTCAGTCATAGGTTTTGGTTGATTGTATGTTTTATgatagtttgagtttttataaaaaaaattactgttttggattttcttcttttgctcACTGTATACAGTTTATCTTTAATTGAAATTTCtcaataaaaatgctaaaacaaactggtttaaaaaaaaatctaaaaccaaTAACTGCTGAAAACTCTTATTTCTGAATAAACTCTCCCGTTTTGCACATCATTGTCCAAGTTGCACAAGTACTTTAAAATTCTCAATCCATGCCATTTcgttaaagtgacaaaaaaaaatacagagccCGCCAAATATAACAATGTacttagaaaaaatatttttatatacaaaTGTGATAATCACAAGATACATTAATGGTTTTACTTATTAATGATAATTACCAATGGCCCTAAAGAATACAAACAAAAGCAAGCGTCATATTGCTGGCTGAGCTCACATAACTCCTTAAAGCTCTACAGTGGTCTATGTAGTTTGGCGCACACAACTCATCCATTGTGATCAACCTCTTGGTCTTTTGTAGACAGCCGAcgagacacatttttttctccattttatgtgaATTAACTAATTTTGT is a window encoding:
- the LOC105932670 gene encoding leucine-rich repeat extensin-like protein 5 isoform X5; its protein translation is MMAGQVLLGVSLFALLILDAHGAPVKGTKGQHQSSSDTSAGGNVASHRRAAPGYTAPVSYNAPAGVFRQDPSLTQPQFVGVSSMPAAGYTATSGSVPAGYYSTGAYMPGHVASSQQAGVAQSSVPEAKWSKAPQAFEESPTNVQGSSVILPPLPPPGPVLQSGETSNVVREAELGNYQDQTEEFGYPAYPTGPGQPLPPVALPSHGVGGFWGDQPPYPLPYPYPPPYPFPYPYPVFDYSLLYGLYPPGTYTTFSRDHEKGKDYYQTTHYLKDHGSDGPQTPQNPGTGQQKVYPSTS